A section of the Amycolatopsis sp. AA4 genome encodes:
- a CDS encoding YhgE/Pip domain-containing protein codes for MNAFRIARNELRRLSTGTLPKLAMFALVMVPLLYASFYLYANYDPYGRLDKLPAAVFTEDAGAKDSSGAERNVGREVTDELVKSGTFQWHQVSEKDARDGVRDDKYSFAIGIPHDFSKALLSSGNFEPQQATITLTTNDANNYLAGTIAKQVADQVRKTIAEKVGSEAADKFLVGFSTIYGKISEATDGAKQLADGAAKLQTGQHQLADGAGQLATGSSSLATGLGTLKSSTAQLPSQTQKLADGAGQVADGNQKVADASSLAASASSDLQGRLDSYRSQLNTQLHDAGLSDSQVNDILSRLDQLRSPVNDANGKIQSANGDLQKLASGARQVSDGAHQLASASPQLANGIAQASDGANQLRDGAAKLNDGEKTAVTGTDQLADGSAKLRDGLAAGLKQIPNPDDPTRTATANTIADPVAVTSNGVASAGTYGAGLAPFFISLATWIGAFVLFLLIRPLSTRALTAGASPLRVALGGWLSSAVLGLGQVIVLFAAVTWLVGIHVAHPLGAIGFACLVSLAFTSVVHALNALFGAVGKFLGLVLLVLQLVSAGGTFPWQTIPDALYPLHIVLPMGYAIDGFRHLLYSGASLQILGDVGVLLAYLVGGILLSTLAARKHRVWSVSALKPELSL; via the coding sequence CTGAACGCGTTCCGGATCGCGCGCAACGAACTGCGCAGGCTGTCCACCGGGACGCTGCCGAAGCTCGCCATGTTCGCGCTCGTGATGGTGCCGCTGCTGTACGCGTCGTTCTACCTCTACGCGAACTACGACCCCTACGGCCGCCTCGACAAGCTGCCCGCCGCGGTGTTCACCGAGGACGCCGGAGCGAAGGACTCCAGCGGGGCCGAGCGCAACGTCGGCCGCGAGGTGACCGACGAACTGGTGAAGTCCGGCACCTTCCAGTGGCATCAAGTGTCCGAAAAGGACGCTCGGGACGGCGTGCGCGACGACAAGTACTCGTTCGCCATCGGCATCCCGCACGACTTCTCGAAAGCCCTGCTGTCGTCCGGAAATTTCGAGCCGCAGCAGGCGACCATCACGCTGACGACCAACGACGCCAACAACTATCTGGCCGGCACCATCGCGAAACAGGTGGCCGACCAGGTCCGCAAGACGATCGCGGAGAAGGTGGGCAGCGAGGCCGCGGACAAGTTCCTCGTCGGCTTCTCCACCATCTACGGCAAAATCTCCGAGGCCACCGACGGCGCCAAACAGCTCGCCGACGGCGCGGCGAAACTCCAGACGGGGCAGCATCAGCTGGCCGACGGGGCGGGCCAGCTCGCGACCGGGTCGAGCAGTCTCGCGACCGGACTGGGCACGCTCAAATCGAGCACCGCGCAGCTGCCGAGCCAGACGCAGAAGCTCGCCGACGGCGCGGGCCAGGTGGCCGACGGCAACCAGAAGGTGGCGGACGCGTCCTCGCTGGCGGCTTCGGCGTCGAGCGATCTGCAGGGCCGCCTCGACAGCTACCGCTCCCAGCTCAACACGCAGCTGCACGACGCCGGGCTCTCCGACAGCCAGGTCAACGACATCCTGTCCCGCCTCGACCAGCTGCGTTCTCCGGTCAACGACGCGAACGGGAAGATCCAGTCCGCCAACGGCGATCTGCAGAAGCTCGCCAGCGGCGCCCGGCAGGTGTCCGACGGGGCGCACCAGCTCGCCTCGGCGTCGCCGCAGCTGGCCAACGGGATCGCGCAGGCGTCCGACGGCGCGAACCAGCTGCGCGACGGCGCGGCGAAGCTCAACGACGGCGAGAAGACCGCGGTCACCGGCACCGACCAGCTCGCGGACGGTTCGGCGAAGCTGCGCGACGGGCTGGCCGCCGGCCTGAAACAGATCCCGAACCCGGACGACCCGACCCGGACCGCCACCGCGAACACCATCGCCGACCCGGTCGCGGTCACGTCGAACGGCGTCGCTTCGGCGGGCACGTACGGCGCCGGGCTCGCGCCGTTCTTCATCTCGCTGGCCACCTGGATCGGCGCGTTCGTGCTGTTCCTGCTGATCCGCCCGCTGTCGACGCGCGCGCTCACTGCCGGCGCTTCGCCGCTGCGGGTCGCGCTCGGCGGCTGGCTGTCCTCGGCCGTGCTGGGCCTGGGGCAGGTGATCGTGCTGTTCGCCGCGGTGACCTGGCTGGTCGGCATCCACGTGGCGCATCCGCTGGGCGCGATCGGCTTCGCCTGTCTGGTGTCGCTGGCGTTCACGTCCGTCGTGCACGCGCTGAACGCGCTCTTCGGCGCGGTCGGCAAGTTCCTCGGGCTCGTGCTGCTGGTGCTGCAGCTGGTGAGCGCGGGCGGCACGTTCCCGTGGCAGACGATCCCGGACGCGCTCTATCCGCTGCACATCGTGCTGCCCATGGGCTACGCGATCGACGGGTTCCGGCACCTGCTGTACTCCGGCGCGTCGCTGCAGATCCTCGGTGACGTCGGGGTGTTGCTGGCGTACCTCGTCGGCGGGATCCTCCTGTCCACTCTCGCCGCGCGCAAACACCGGGTGTGGTCGGTCTCGGCGCTCAAGCCCGAGCTGAGCCTGTGA
- a CDS encoding ABC transporter ATP-binding protein encodes MQVRADRVSLKGPHGPLLPPTSLTVEEGCLTVVHGEPGVGITALALALAGRLKPTTGTVTAEPEGDLRRLVAVVDSPGVSEPDEALPLRVVTGEELALAHRPSSKDAVTAWLSQHDAAPYADSRFENLEPALRIRLLAALAAERDGVRVLVLDAPDRHTSDVETWASVAREHAARGFAVAVLAATTPESALPFPPAKVGETEQPDPVRLYAPPEPAEAEQTRQLPETAELTAETENSEGDRA; translated from the coding sequence GTGCAGGTCCGTGCCGACCGGGTGTCCCTGAAGGGTCCCCACGGCCCCTTGTTGCCGCCTACCTCGCTCACCGTCGAGGAGGGCTGCCTCACCGTCGTGCACGGCGAACCGGGCGTCGGCATCACCGCGCTCGCGCTGGCGCTGGCCGGGCGGCTCAAGCCGACCACCGGCACCGTGACCGCCGAACCCGAGGGCGACCTGCGGCGGCTCGTGGCCGTGGTGGACTCGCCGGGCGTCAGCGAGCCGGACGAAGCCTTGCCGCTGCGCGTCGTCACCGGCGAAGAACTGGCGCTCGCACACCGTCCTTCCAGCAAGGATGCTGTCACAGCTTGGCTCTCCCAGCACGACGCGGCTCCGTATGCCGACAGCCGGTTCGAGAATCTCGAACCCGCGCTGCGCATCCGGCTGCTCGCCGCGCTGGCCGCCGAACGCGACGGGGTGCGCGTGCTCGTCCTCGACGCGCCCGACCGGCACACCAGCGACGTCGAGACCTGGGCTTCGGTCGCGAGGGAGCACGCCGCCCGCGGGTTCGCGGTGGCCGTGCTGGCCGCGACGACGCCGGAGTCGGCGCTCCCCTTCCCTCCCGCCAAGGTCGGCGAGACCGAGCAACCGGACCCGGTCCGGCTGTACGCCCCGCCGGAACCCGCTGAAGCCGAGCAGACCCGGCAGCTCCCGGAAACCGCCGAACTGACCGCCGAAACCGAGAACTCCGAGGGAGACCGGGCATGA
- a CDS encoding ABC transporter ATP-binding protein — protein sequence MTVPGNGNGPEVPAEGGLVAEVANMTAEQLAEHEAEVAEVVAPDREIQADYGQTLLKVDDVTVRFGGLVALDSVSFEIRRGEILGLIGPNGAGKTTCFNAMTGVYRPSSGQVLLEGKPLAKTSRHGITQLGIARTFQNIRLFSEMTALENVVVGTDARHKTSLLGALLRLPRHHREEKQAVEKAMALLEFVGIADRAADRAKNLPYGYQRRLEIARALATEPKLLCLDEPAAGFNPAEKEELMGLIRTIRDDGYTVLLIEHDMKLVMGVTDRIVVLEFGKKIADGLPAEIRENPAVIAAYLGVPDDDAA from the coding sequence ATGACGGTCCCTGGCAACGGAAACGGGCCCGAGGTCCCGGCCGAGGGCGGCCTCGTGGCCGAGGTCGCGAACATGACCGCCGAACAGCTCGCCGAGCACGAGGCCGAGGTCGCCGAGGTCGTCGCGCCGGACCGGGAGATCCAGGCCGACTACGGGCAGACGCTGCTCAAGGTCGACGACGTCACCGTCCGCTTCGGCGGCCTGGTGGCGCTGGACTCGGTGTCGTTCGAGATCCGGCGCGGCGAGATCCTCGGCCTGATCGGGCCGAACGGCGCGGGCAAGACCACCTGCTTCAACGCGATGACCGGGGTCTACCGGCCGTCGTCGGGGCAGGTGCTGCTCGAAGGCAAACCGCTCGCGAAGACGTCGCGGCACGGGATCACCCAGCTCGGCATCGCCAGGACGTTCCAGAACATCCGGCTGTTTTCCGAGATGACCGCGCTCGAGAACGTCGTCGTCGGCACCGACGCGCGGCACAAGACGAGCCTGCTCGGCGCCCTCCTGCGGCTCCCTCGGCACCACCGCGAGGAGAAGCAGGCGGTCGAGAAGGCCATGGCGCTGCTAGAATTCGTCGGCATCGCCGACCGGGCCGCGGACCGCGCGAAGAACCTGCCCTACGGTTATCAGCGGCGGCTGGAGATCGCGCGGGCGCTCGCCACCGAGCCGAAGCTGCTCTGCCTCGACGAGCCCGCCGCCGGGTTCAACCCGGCGGAGAAGGAAGAGCTCATGGGGCTGATCCGGACGATCCGCGACGACGGCTACACCGTCCTGCTGATCGAACACGACATGAAGCTCGTCATGGGCGTGACCGACCGGATCGTGGTGCTGGAGTTCGGCAAGAAGATCGCCGACGGGCTTCCCGCCGAGATCCGGGAGAACCCCGCCGTGATCGCCGCTTACCTGGGAGTTCCCGACGATGACGCTGCTTGA
- the polA gene encoding DNA polymerase I, whose amino-acid sequence MSPTENRTVANATGAAAAKDRPRLLLIDGHSMAYRAFFALPAENFRTKTGQVTNAVFGFTSMLINLLRDEKPTHLAVAFDLSRKTFRSETYADYKANRSTTPDEFRGQVDLVKEVLDVLGIPSLTKENYEADDVIATLTTQAGEDYDVLICTGDRDALQLVTDRVTVLYPKRGVSDLVRFTPEAVEEKYGLTPTQYPDFAALRGDPSDNLPGIPGVGEKTAAKWIRQFGSLADLIDRVDEVKGKVGDALREHLSSVQLNRQLTELVRDVPLESVPDQLELRPWNREAVHRLFDELEFRVLRDRLFETLSSAEPEADSGFEVSGSALAPGALGAWLEAHAGAGEPVALSFRATGSSVRSDLKAVAFATADGEGAYVDVTAMDEADDRALSAWLADPEIRKIGHDLKVPLHAVRARGWTFGGLNMDTALAAYLARPGQRTFGLDDLALRYLHRELRSEAGDGDGQLSLLDGGADELEQKEISAELVKARAIFELAGALAAELEELGGAKLLAELELPLLEVITELEAAGIAVDTDQLTELEAHYLSRVTQAAESAYEVIGKQINLGSPKQLQVVLFDELGMPKTKRTKTGYTTDADALQSLFEKTEHPFLQHLLEHRDATRLRTTVEGLIKSVADDGRIHTTLQQTIAATGRLSSIEPNLQNIPVRTEEGRRIRDAFVVGDGYAELMTADYSQIEMRIMAHLSKDEGLIEAFNSGEDLHTFVASRAFSVPAAEITPEQRYRVKAMSYGLAYGLSAYGLSQQLKISTEDAKEQMEAYFSRFGGVRDYLQSVVGEAAKCGYTETIFGRRRYLPDLNSDNRQRREMAERMALNAPIQGSAADIIKVAMLNVHRALAEAGARSRVLLQVHDELVLEIADGERSDVEKLVREGMGSAAELAVPLEVSVGYGRSWNEAAH is encoded by the coding sequence GTGAGCCCGACCGAGAACCGAACCGTTGCCAACGCCACAGGCGCCGCCGCCGCGAAAGACCGCCCCCGGCTGCTGCTGATCGACGGCCATTCGATGGCCTATCGCGCCTTCTTCGCCCTGCCCGCGGAGAATTTCCGCACGAAGACCGGGCAGGTCACCAACGCGGTCTTCGGCTTCACCTCGATGCTCATCAACCTGCTGCGCGACGAGAAGCCGACGCACCTCGCGGTCGCCTTCGACCTCTCGCGCAAGACCTTCCGGTCGGAGACGTACGCCGACTACAAGGCCAACCGCAGCACCACGCCGGACGAGTTCCGCGGCCAGGTCGACCTGGTCAAAGAGGTGCTCGACGTGCTCGGCATCCCTTCGCTGACGAAGGAGAACTACGAGGCCGACGACGTCATCGCCACGCTCACCACCCAGGCGGGCGAGGACTACGACGTCCTCATCTGCACCGGCGACCGCGACGCGTTGCAGCTGGTCACCGATCGGGTGACCGTTTTGTACCCGAAGCGGGGCGTCTCCGACCTCGTGCGGTTCACGCCGGAGGCAGTGGAAGAGAAATACGGCCTCACCCCGACCCAGTACCCGGACTTCGCGGCCCTGCGCGGCGACCCGTCGGACAACCTGCCCGGCATCCCCGGCGTGGGGGAGAAGACCGCGGCCAAGTGGATCCGGCAGTTCGGCTCGCTGGCCGACCTGATCGACCGGGTCGACGAGGTCAAGGGCAAGGTCGGCGACGCGCTGCGCGAGCACCTGTCCTCCGTGCAGCTGAACCGGCAGCTCACCGAGCTGGTCCGCGACGTGCCGCTGGAGTCCGTGCCGGACCAGCTGGAGCTGCGTCCGTGGAACCGCGAGGCCGTGCACCGGCTGTTCGACGAGCTGGAGTTCCGCGTCCTGCGCGACCGGCTGTTCGAAACGCTGAGCAGCGCCGAACCGGAGGCCGACTCGGGCTTCGAGGTGTCCGGCTCCGCGCTCGCGCCGGGTGCGCTCGGCGCGTGGCTCGAGGCGCACGCCGGCGCGGGCGAGCCGGTCGCGCTGTCGTTCCGGGCGACGGGTTCGTCGGTCCGGTCCGACCTCAAGGCGGTCGCCTTCGCGACGGCCGACGGCGAGGGCGCGTACGTCGACGTCACCGCGATGGACGAGGCGGACGACCGGGCGCTGTCGGCGTGGCTGGCCGACCCGGAGATCCGCAAGATCGGCCACGACCTGAAGGTGCCGCTGCACGCGGTGCGCGCCCGCGGCTGGACGTTCGGCGGGCTGAACATGGACACCGCGCTCGCCGCGTACCTCGCGCGGCCGGGGCAGCGCACGTTCGGGCTGGACGACCTGGCCCTGCGCTACCTGCACCGCGAGCTGCGTTCGGAAGCCGGCGACGGCGACGGTCAGCTGTCGCTGCTCGACGGCGGCGCGGACGAGCTGGAGCAGAAGGAAATTTCCGCCGAATTGGTGAAAGCGCGCGCGATCTTCGAGTTGGCCGGCGCGCTCGCCGCCGAGCTGGAGGAGCTCGGCGGCGCGAAGCTGCTGGCCGAGCTGGAACTCCCGCTGCTCGAGGTCATCACCGAACTGGAAGCGGCGGGCATCGCGGTCGACACCGACCAGCTCACCGAGCTGGAGGCGCACTACCTCAGCCGGGTCACGCAGGCCGCGGAATCCGCGTACGAGGTGATCGGCAAGCAGATCAACCTCGGTTCGCCGAAGCAGCTGCAGGTGGTGCTGTTCGACGAGCTGGGCATGCCGAAGACCAAGCGCACCAAGACCGGCTACACCACGGACGCGGACGCGCTGCAGTCGCTGTTCGAGAAGACCGAGCACCCGTTCCTGCAGCACCTGCTGGAACACCGCGACGCGACGCGGCTGCGCACCACGGTCGAGGGCCTGATCAAATCGGTCGCCGACGACGGGCGCATCCACACCACGCTGCAGCAGACGATCGCGGCCACCGGACGGCTGTCGTCGATCGAGCCGAACCTGCAGAACATCCCGGTGCGCACCGAGGAAGGCAGGCGCATCCGCGACGCGTTCGTGGTCGGCGACGGCTACGCCGAGCTGATGACCGCGGACTACAGCCAGATCGAAATGCGGATCATGGCGCACCTGTCGAAGGACGAGGGTCTCATCGAGGCCTTCAACAGCGGCGAGGACCTGCACACGTTCGTCGCGTCGCGCGCGTTCTCCGTGCCCGCCGCGGAAATCACGCCGGAACAGCGCTACCGAGTCAAGGCGATGTCGTACGGCCTCGCGTACGGCTTGTCCGCGTACGGCCTGTCGCAGCAGCTGAAGATCTCGACGGAAGACGCCAAAGAGCAGATGGAGGCGTACTTCTCGCGGTTCGGCGGGGTGCGCGACTACCTGCAGTCGGTCGTCGGAGAAGCCGCGAAGTGCGGTTACACCGAGACGATCTTCGGCCGCCGCCGCTACCTGCCGGACCTGAACAGCGACAACCGCCAGCGCCGCGAAATGGCCGAGCGGATGGCGCTGAACGCCCCGATCCAGGGCAGCGCGGCGGACATCATCAAGGTGGCGATGCTGAACGTGCACCGCGCCCTGGCCGAAGCTGGCGCGCGCAGCCGCGTTCTGCTGCAGGTCCACGACGAACTGGTCCTGGAAATCGCCGACGGCGAACGTTCCGACGTCGAGAAACTGGTCCGCGAAGGCATGGGCTCGGCCGCGGAGCTGGCAGTGCCGCTGGAGGTCTCGGTCGGCTACGGACGATCGTGGAACGAGGCCGCGCACTGA
- a CDS encoding PaaI family thioesterase: protein MTEQTAEITPGQFAGMDPAAAGQQLNDKIGLKLVELTPERVVGTIPVEGNLQPYGLLHGGANATVAEALGSVLAALNAGPERAAMGLELSCTHHRAVRSGTVTGVATPLHVGRGTITSEIVLTDDEGRRTCTARLTCVVRDRPPGA, encoded by the coding sequence GTGACCGAGCAGACGGCGGAAATCACGCCGGGCCAGTTCGCGGGCATGGACCCCGCGGCCGCGGGCCAGCAGCTGAACGACAAGATCGGGCTGAAGCTCGTGGAGCTGACGCCCGAGCGGGTCGTCGGAACGATCCCCGTCGAAGGCAACCTCCAGCCCTACGGCCTCCTCCACGGCGGCGCGAACGCCACCGTCGCCGAAGCGCTGGGCTCGGTGCTGGCGGCGCTGAACGCAGGCCCCGAACGCGCCGCGATGGGCCTGGAACTGTCCTGCACCCACCACCGTGCCGTCCGCTCCGGCACCGTCACCGGAGTAGCGACCCCGCTGCACGTCGGCCGAGGCACCATCACGTCGGAAATCGTGCTCACCGACGACGAAGGCCGCCGCACCTGCACGGCAAGGCTCACCTGCGTGGTCCGGGACCGCCCGCCGGGCGCCTGA
- a CDS encoding GNAT family N-acetyltransferase yields MEPAARQAVPRHRDLPHAPRLTGYAAAVSSAGRFAALDPLLPPPVPLASGDRLRAVTASGTQVSAMLQRYRHGPGDAPLLWSAAEVWQLFPDPETAGTEGFDALLGALRSQVDTEAPGADSACVVNWPSRDAEAIRAFLDHGLVPLSALAVRPAVAPEDAAADASIRLAGPDDYPAALALCTATFDYTGLVAHRKREQTAELLGPALRRALGEKATWLAEVDGEVAALAQCDWVQSAPGNEAAELLPTGRWGYVNNVVTAPASRGRGIGRALMARAHRELLNQGATGTYLYYNPTNPLSSVFWHRQGYRPLWTSWEAHPAWALR; encoded by the coding sequence GTGGAGCCCGCTGCGCGGCAGGCTGTTCCCCGGCACCGCGATCTTCCGCACGCGCCGCGACTGACCGGCTACGCTGCGGCAGTGAGCTCCGCAGGCCGATTCGCCGCACTCGACCCGCTCCTGCCGCCGCCCGTCCCGCTCGCGAGCGGCGACCGGCTGCGTGCGGTGACCGCGTCGGGCACGCAGGTTTCCGCGATGCTCCAGCGCTACCGGCACGGCCCGGGCGACGCTCCCCTGCTGTGGTCGGCGGCCGAGGTGTGGCAGCTGTTCCCGGATCCGGAAACCGCGGGCACCGAAGGATTCGACGCGTTGCTCGGCGCGCTTCGGTCCCAAGTGGACACTGAGGCGCCGGGCGCGGATTCGGCGTGCGTCGTCAACTGGCCGAGCCGCGACGCCGAAGCCATCCGGGCATTTCTCGACCACGGGCTGGTTCCGTTGTCCGCCTTGGCCGTTCGCCCCGCGGTCGCGCCGGAAGACGCCGCTGCGGACGCGTCGATCCGCCTTGCCGGGCCCGACGACTACCCCGCCGCGCTGGCGTTGTGCACGGCGACGTTCGATTACACCGGCCTCGTCGCGCACCGGAAACGCGAGCAGACCGCGGAGCTGCTCGGCCCGGCGCTGCGCCGCGCACTCGGCGAGAAGGCGACCTGGCTCGCCGAGGTCGACGGCGAAGTCGCGGCGCTCGCCCAATGCGACTGGGTCCAATCCGCGCCCGGGAACGAGGCCGCCGAACTCCTGCCGACCGGGCGCTGGGGGTATGTGAACAACGTCGTCACCGCCCCGGCCAGCCGCGGCCGCGGGATCGGCCGCGCGCTGATGGCCCGCGCGCATCGCGAACTGCTGAACCAGGGCGCGACCGGCACCTACCTCTACTACAACCCGACCAATCCCCTGTCGTCGGTGTTCTGGCACCGGCAGGGCTACCGGCCGCTGTGGACGTCCTGGGAAGCGCACCCTGCGTGGGCCTTGCGCTGA
- a CDS encoding ABC transporter ATP-binding protein has protein sequence MTLLELSDVSVHYGRIQAVSGLSITVNEGEIVTLIGANGAGKSTTMRAISGIRPISGGAIRFAGEDISRLRGDLRVVRGISQAPEGRGIFPGMTVLENLDMGAYARKDRKNLQPDFDRVFELFPRLAERKTQVGGTMSGGEQQMLAIGRALMAKPRLLLLDEPSMGLAPQFIQQIFRIITEINRQGTTVLLVEQNAQQALSRAHRAYVLETGRITKTGTGQELLADTSIKEAYLGVG, from the coding sequence ATGACGCTGCTTGAGCTTTCCGACGTTTCCGTCCACTACGGGCGGATCCAGGCCGTGTCCGGGCTGTCCATCACGGTCAACGAGGGCGAAATCGTCACCCTCATCGGGGCGAACGGGGCCGGCAAATCGACCACGATGCGGGCGATCTCCGGCATCCGGCCGATTTCCGGCGGGGCTATCCGGTTCGCCGGCGAGGACATTTCGCGGCTGCGCGGTGATTTGCGCGTGGTGCGCGGGATTTCCCAGGCGCCGGAGGGGCGGGGGATTTTCCCCGGCATGACGGTGCTGGAGAATCTGGACATGGGCGCTTACGCGCGCAAGGACCGGAAGAACCTGCAGCCTGATTTTGATCGGGTGTTCGAGTTGTTTCCGCGGCTGGCTGAGCGGAAGACTCAGGTCGGCGGGACGATGTCCGGGGGTGAGCAGCAGATGCTCGCCATTGGGCGGGCGTTGATGGCCAAGCCTCGGTTGTTGTTGCTCGACGAGCCTTCGATGGGGCTGGCGCCGCAGTTCATTCAGCAGATTTTCCGGATTATCACGGAGATCAATCGGCAGGGGACGACCGTGTTGCTGGTTGAGCAGAATGCGCAGCAGGCGTTGTCCCGGGCGCATCGGGCTTATGTGCTGGAGACCGGGCGGATCACCAAGACTGGTACTGGGCAGGAGTTGCTGGCCGATACCAGTATCAAGGAGGCTTATCTCGGGGTGGGATAA
- a CDS encoding TetR/AcrR family transcriptional regulator, translated as MREATKRKLFEATLRLSASRGLVGLTVDDIAAEAGVAKGTVYYNFGSKDGLVDALLRFGVDLLAGRLRAAGSEDDPLAVIEAQVDTTLEFIAEYPGFSQIVVSELWHTPGRWHDTLALLREELIAVVKAQLERLDAAGRLPAGVDIATAAAGLFGTMLVVALDWQVFHPARARGEVLESVMLLVRGLGR; from the coding sequence GTGAGAGAAGCGACCAAACGGAAGCTCTTCGAGGCCACCCTGCGGCTTTCGGCCAGTCGCGGGCTCGTGGGGCTGACGGTGGACGACATCGCGGCCGAGGCCGGGGTCGCGAAAGGGACCGTCTACTACAACTTCGGGTCCAAGGACGGGCTGGTCGACGCGCTGCTCCGGTTCGGAGTGGATCTGCTGGCCGGGCGGCTGCGGGCGGCGGGGTCGGAGGACGATCCGCTGGCGGTGATCGAGGCCCAGGTGGATACGACGCTCGAGTTCATCGCGGAGTATCCGGGGTTTTCGCAGATCGTGGTCAGCGAGCTGTGGCATACGCCGGGGCGGTGGCACGACACGCTGGCGTTGCTGCGGGAGGAGTTGATCGCGGTCGTGAAGGCCCAGCTGGAGCGGCTCGACGCGGCCGGGCGGTTGCCAGCCGGGGTGGACATCGCTACCGCGGCTGCCGGGTTGTTCGGGACGATGCTGGTGGTGGCGTTGGACTGGCAGGTGTTCCATCCCGCCCGGGCCCGGGGTGAGGTGCTCGAGTCGGTGATGTTGCTGGTTCGGGGGTTGGGGCGGTGA
- a CDS encoding class I SAM-dependent methyltransferase, whose product MPEPAAAPAARHASAEERLGTVGVAHREVGGHEAEAANLAWWDADADDYQATHGGFLGDADFVWCPEGVREEDARLLGDVRGKRVLEVGCGQAACSRWLAAAGAEPVATDLSGGMLRHAREGNARTGAAVPLVQANAERLPFAEASFDVACSAFGALPFVPSLETVFGEVRRVLRPGAPWVFSVTHPMRWIFPDDPGPQGLTATQPYFDRTPYVEVDDDGTATYVEYHRTLGDYVRALAASGFALEDLVEPEWPAGHTRTWGQWSPLRGRLFPGTAIFRTRRD is encoded by the coding sequence ATGCCCGAGCCCGCCGCGGCCCCGGCGGCCCGCCACGCGAGCGCCGAAGAACGCCTCGGCACGGTCGGCGTCGCCCATCGCGAAGTCGGCGGACACGAGGCCGAAGCGGCGAATCTGGCCTGGTGGGACGCGGATGCCGACGACTACCAGGCCACCCACGGCGGATTCCTCGGCGACGCCGATTTCGTCTGGTGCCCGGAGGGCGTGCGCGAGGAGGACGCGCGGCTGCTCGGCGACGTGCGCGGCAAGCGCGTGCTCGAAGTCGGCTGCGGGCAGGCCGCGTGCTCGCGCTGGCTCGCGGCCGCCGGGGCCGAACCCGTCGCCACCGACCTGTCCGGCGGCATGCTCCGGCACGCCCGCGAGGGGAACGCCCGCACCGGCGCGGCGGTCCCCCTCGTGCAGGCGAACGCCGAGCGGCTTCCGTTCGCCGAGGCCAGTTTCGACGTCGCGTGCTCCGCGTTCGGCGCGCTCCCCTTCGTCCCGTCGCTGGAGACCGTGTTCGGCGAAGTGCGCCGCGTGCTGCGCCCGGGTGCGCCGTGGGTCTTCTCGGTGACCCACCCGATGCGGTGGATCTTCCCGGACGACCCCGGACCGCAGGGCCTCACCGCGACCCAGCCGTACTTCGACCGCACGCCGTATGTCGAGGTGGACGACGACGGCACCGCGACGTACGTCGAATACCACCGCACGCTCGGCGACTACGTGCGCGCGCTCGCCGCGTCGGGTTTCGCGCTGGAGGACCTCGTCGAACCGGAATGGCCGGCGGGCCACACGCGCACCTGGGGCCAGTGGAGCCCGCTGCGCGGCAGGCTGTTCCCCGGCACCGCGATCTTCCGCACGCGCCGCGACTGA